The following are encoded in a window of Staphylococcus piscifermentans genomic DNA:
- a CDS encoding SDR family oxidoreductase: MALPDPRKKFTDKDFPKQEQPWPGLQKDMEPKPDCGEESYVGHGRLEGLKMLVTGGDSAIGRAVAIAYAREGASVVINYHPKEEDDAQDVKRVIEDKGGTVFLLPGDITNEDFNYELVEYANDRLGGLDNVTMVAGYQQYHEKFEDFKTEDFTNTFETNVYPIFWTTQKALEYLKPGGTITTTTSIQGYDPNPLLHDYAATKAAIISLTKSLAKELIERGIRVNSVAPGPFWSPLQISGGQPQDKIPEFGQQSMMGRSGQPVELASTYVLLASDESSYTTGQVYGVTGGKQIN, encoded by the coding sequence ATGGCACTTCCAGATCCACGCAAAAAATTTACAGATAAAGATTTTCCTAAACAAGAACAACCTTGGCCAGGTCTGCAAAAAGATATGGAACCGAAACCCGATTGTGGTGAGGAGTCTTACGTTGGACATGGTCGTTTAGAAGGCTTGAAAATGTTAGTAACTGGTGGCGACTCAGCTATCGGACGCGCTGTAGCAATCGCTTATGCTAGAGAAGGTGCATCTGTTGTTATCAATTATCATCCGAAAGAAGAAGATGATGCACAAGATGTGAAACGTGTCATCGAAGATAAAGGCGGCACAGTTTTCTTACTACCGGGCGATATTACGAACGAAGATTTCAACTATGAACTCGTAGAATATGCAAATGACCGTCTAGGCGGATTAGATAATGTCACAATGGTGGCAGGCTATCAGCAATACCATGAGAAATTCGAAGACTTCAAAACAGAAGATTTCACGAATACCTTTGAAACGAACGTCTATCCCATCTTCTGGACTACGCAAAAGGCTTTAGAATACTTGAAACCAGGCGGTACAATTACAACAACAACTTCTATTCAAGGTTACGATCCGAATCCATTATTGCATGACTATGCCGCAACCAAAGCAGCGATTATTTCCTTGACTAAGAGCCTTGCGAAAGAATTAATCGAAAGAGGCATCCGTGTCAATTCAGTCGCGCCAGGTCCATTCTGGTCACCATTACAAATCTCAGGTGGACAACCGCAAGATAAAATTCCAGAATTCGGTCAACAATCCATGATGGGACGCTCAGGTCAACCTGTTGAATTAGCCAGCACCTACGTTCTTTTAGCCTCAGACGAATCCAGCTATACAACAGGACAAGTCTATGGTGTAACAGGCGGTAAACAAATTAATTAA
- a CDS encoding flavin reductase family protein yields MKQFDPNELTQKDNYKLLSGSVLPRPIAFVTSQDKEGNLNAAPFSFFNVVSSEPPMIMISTARMNGKRKDTSVNIETMGEFVVHISQLSMIEGINQTAAPIAPTENELKRTDFKTIPSTVVDVPAIEGASIRFECKLDRLIELGDDETGNDLIIGRVVQYHIDDAVYMDPFKINVQALQPVGRLAGNDYVKLGEEFTIQRPTE; encoded by the coding sequence ATGAAACAATTCGATCCAAACGAGTTAACGCAGAAAGATAATTATAAATTATTGAGCGGAAGCGTATTACCGCGTCCTATCGCTTTCGTGACTTCTCAAGATAAAGAAGGCAATCTTAATGCAGCGCCTTTCAGTTTTTTTAATGTAGTAAGCAGTGAACCGCCGATGATTATGATTTCGACGGCACGTATGAACGGCAAACGCAAAGATACATCTGTCAACATTGAGACGATGGGTGAGTTTGTGGTGCATATTTCACAACTTTCCATGATTGAAGGAATCAACCAAACAGCCGCACCTATTGCACCGACAGAAAATGAATTAAAACGGACAGACTTTAAAACAATTCCTTCCACTGTAGTCGACGTCCCTGCAATTGAAGGGGCAAGTATCCGCTTCGAATGCAAATTAGACCGTCTCATTGAATTAGGCGATGATGAAACAGGTAACGATTTAATCATCGGACGCGTGGTACAATATCATATTGACGATGCGGTTTATATGGATCCATTCAAGATTAATGTGCAAGCCTTGCAGCCTGTAGGACGTTTAGCAGGAAACGATTATGTGAAACTAGGCGAAGAATTTACGATTCAACGACCGACTGAATAA
- a CDS encoding Na+/H+ antiporter NhaC family protein — translation MAEEKKKGNAFALIPLIVFVGLFLGVGIITGDFTKMPLNIAITIAVIVALLMNRKQKFAEKVEVFTKGAGHSNIILMVLIFVLAGAFSKVTEDMGGVKSTVNLGLSLIPGNLLIIGLFVICMFVSISMGTSVGTVAAIAPVGFGISQATDIPSALAMATVVGGAMFGDNLSMISDTTIAAVRTQHTRMSDKFKVNFRIVLPGAILSMIILGILTHSASINSAKNYDYDLIKVIPYLLVLILALIGVNVIIVLIGGTVLSGIIGLLDGSFNWIKFLKAASEGMIGMEDIAIIALMIGGLIGLIQHYGGITWLLNFVRSRVKSRRGAEIGIASLVSAADISTANNTISILMAGPLAKNIADEYDIDPRKSASILDIFGSCFQGLLPYSPQVIAAAGVAGVSPFMLMPYSIYPVMLGLSGLVAIIFNLPRLNKKKAGKEA, via the coding sequence ATGGCTGAAGAGAAAAAGAAAGGTAATGCTTTTGCACTGATACCTTTAATTGTCTTCGTCGGTTTATTTTTAGGCGTCGGCATTATTACAGGAGACTTTACTAAAATGCCATTAAATATCGCGATTACGATTGCAGTCATTGTGGCATTGCTGATGAATCGCAAACAAAAATTTGCTGAGAAAGTAGAAGTTTTTACTAAAGGAGCAGGCCATTCCAATATTATTCTGATGGTCTTGATATTTGTACTTGCAGGGGCTTTTTCAAAAGTAACTGAAGATATGGGAGGCGTAAAATCAACTGTTAACCTTGGATTATCCTTAATCCCCGGCAACTTGCTGATTATCGGATTATTCGTCATTTGTATGTTTGTATCGATTTCGATGGGAACTTCAGTAGGGACAGTAGCCGCTATTGCACCGGTAGGATTTGGTATCAGCCAAGCAACGGACATTCCTTCCGCACTTGCCATGGCGACTGTAGTAGGCGGTGCGATGTTCGGTGACAATTTATCGATGATCTCAGACACTACCATCGCAGCGGTGCGTACGCAACATACACGCATGAGCGACAAGTTTAAAGTGAATTTCCGGATTGTGTTGCCAGGTGCGATACTTTCAATGATCATCTTGGGCATCTTAACGCATAGCGCAAGCATCAACAGCGCAAAGAATTATGACTATGACTTGATTAAAGTTATTCCTTACTTATTAGTATTAATTTTAGCTCTGATTGGCGTCAATGTAATTATTGTGTTAATTGGAGGGACTGTGCTTTCAGGAATTATCGGCTTATTAGATGGATCGTTCAATTGGATTAAATTCTTGAAAGCGGCCTCTGAAGGTATGATCGGTATGGAAGATATTGCCATTATTGCTTTGATGATCGGTGGTTTAATTGGTTTAATCCAGCACTATGGCGGTATTACTTGGCTGCTGAACTTTGTACGAAGCCGTGTGAAATCCAGACGTGGCGCCGAAATTGGGATTGCAAGTTTAGTCAGTGCCGCAGATATTTCTACAGCCAACAATACGATTTCTATTTTAATGGCCGGTCCGTTGGCTAAAAACATTGCGGATGAATATGATATCGACCCTAGAAAGTCCGCCAGTATTCTAGATATTTTCGGCAGCTGCTTCCAAGGTTTACTACCTTACAGTCCGCAAGTCATTGCTGCAGCTGGAGTAGCCGGTGTTTCACCCTTTATGCTGATGCCTTATTCCATTTATCCGGTAATGCTCGGCTTAAGTGGATTAGTGGCAATCATCTTTAACCTTCCTAGATTAAATAAAAAGAAAGCTGGGAAAGAGGCATAA
- a CDS encoding SRPBCC family protein codes for MARYNIENDVVVISLERLMRINPELIYQAWTDADIMRRWFMTSNRTNKSIDLIPEEGRRYEIVDERNGKMNKITGVFQELEAPNRIVMTIGMPELSDKEDTIEVEIFEREPGADITQMNFRYTAVVPKERRWTTLEYKQQKKEYHDSTAHGFENMFIKLQDILTEMQKEQEEF; via the coding sequence GTGGCAAGATATAACATAGAAAATGACGTAGTGGTCATTTCGTTGGAGCGATTAATGCGTATTAATCCTGAATTGATTTATCAAGCGTGGACAGATGCCGATATTATGAGACGTTGGTTTATGACTTCTAATCGAACTAATAAGTCCATCGACTTGATTCCTGAAGAAGGGCGACGTTACGAAATCGTTGATGAACGTAATGGCAAGATGAATAAAATTACAGGTGTCTTCCAAGAACTAGAAGCACCGAATCGTATTGTGATGACTATCGGCATGCCTGAATTAAGCGACAAAGAAGATACCATCGAAGTTGAAATCTTTGAACGTGAACCAGGTGCTGACATTACACAAATGAATTTCCGATATACTGCTGTTGTTCCGAAAGAACGACGCTGGACTACCTTAGAATATAAGCAGCAGAAAAAAGAATATCATGACTCAACAGCGCATGGCTTTGAGAACATGTTTATTAAGCTGCAAGATATTTTGACGGAAATGCAGAAAGAACAAGAAGAATTTTAA
- the glpT gene encoding glycerol-3-phosphate transporter, which yields MFNFLKPPSPRQPLPSDEVDHTYKKLRLQVFLGIFIGYAGYYLLRKNFSLAMPDLIDQGFSKGELGIALSAVSIAYGFSKFVMGMVSDRSNARIFLSLGLILTAIVNLLLGFVPFFTSGILIMFIMLFLNGWFQGMGWPPSGRVLVHWYSVSERGSKTALWNVAHNVGGGLMAPIATWGISMTALYNFGYLKGFEGAFIYPALFAIVIAIIAFFLVRDTPQSQGLPPIEVYRDDYPNASKETMETELTTKEILFKYVLNNKWVWAIAFANIFVYFVRYGVLDWAPVYLSEEKHFDMKASGWAYFLYEWAGIPGTLLCGWLSDKLFKGRRGPAGFFFMLGVTIFVLIYWLNPAGHPWIDNLSLVAIGFLIYGPVMLIGLQALDYVPKKAAGTAAGLTGLFGYLFGAVMANIILGFVVDHFGWDVGFILLTVISILAMLSFILTWNKRGQETV from the coding sequence ATGTTTAATTTTTTAAAACCCCCTTCTCCTCGACAACCATTGCCGAGCGATGAAGTGGACCATACATATAAAAAATTAAGGTTACAAGTATTTTTAGGAATTTTTATCGGTTATGCAGGCTATTATTTATTGCGTAAAAACTTTTCATTAGCTATGCCTGATTTAATTGATCAAGGCTTCAGCAAAGGGGAATTAGGTATTGCCTTATCTGCTGTGTCTATTGCTTATGGTTTTAGTAAATTTGTGATGGGAATGGTCAGTGACCGCAGTAATGCCAGGATTTTCTTAAGTTTAGGGTTGATATTGACAGCGATTGTAAACTTGCTCTTAGGTTTTGTGCCTTTCTTTACTTCAGGCATACTGATTATGTTTATCATGCTCTTCTTGAACGGTTGGTTCCAAGGTATGGGTTGGCCGCCGTCCGGACGTGTTTTAGTACATTGGTATAGTGTCAGCGAGCGTGGTAGTAAAACTGCTTTATGGAACGTTGCACACAATGTCGGCGGCGGTTTAATGGCACCGATTGCCACATGGGGAATCTCAATGACTGCTCTGTATAATTTCGGTTATTTAAAGGGCTTTGAAGGTGCATTTATTTACCCTGCATTATTTGCGATTGTGATTGCAATTATTGCTTTCTTCTTAGTTAGAGATACACCGCAATCTCAAGGACTTCCACCTATTGAGGTCTACCGCGATGATTATCCTAATGCTTCAAAAGAAACTATGGAGACTGAATTGACTACGAAAGAGATTCTCTTCAAATATGTATTGAACAATAAGTGGGTATGGGCTATTGCCTTTGCCAACATCTTTGTCTATTTCGTACGTTATGGAGTACTGGATTGGGCGCCAGTGTATCTTAGTGAAGAAAAACATTTTGATATGAAAGCATCTGGTTGGGCTTACTTCTTATATGAATGGGCTGGAATACCTGGTACATTGTTGTGCGGTTGGCTATCAGATAAATTATTTAAAGGACGTCGTGGACCTGCTGGATTCTTCTTTATGTTAGGTGTAACGATTTTCGTGCTTATCTATTGGTTGAACCCTGCCGGCCATCCTTGGATTGATAATCTTTCCTTAGTGGCAATCGGTTTCTTAATCTATGGTCCTGTGATGTTGATTGGGTTGCAAGCACTTGATTATGTTCCGAAAAAAGCTGCCGGAACAGCCGCCGGACTTACTGGATTATTCGGTTACTTGTTCGGTGCAGTGATGGCGAATATTATCTTAGGATTTGTCGTTGATCATTTTGGTTGGGATGTTGGATTTATACTGCTTACTGTTATCAGTATACTTGCAATGTTGAGCTTTATCTTAACTTGGAATAAACGTGGTCAAGAAACAGTTTAA
- a CDS encoding HAD family hydrolase, giving the protein MNYRAVVFDFDGTIIDTEQHLFETINHYLKMYGKTPISIDYYRASIGGAASELHAYLENEMGVEATEELYASHHTQSVYLPMIDNISRLMDKLDKKKIPMAIATSSSRANIQPTLDALGLTERIPVIVGREDVEDVKPAPDLYLKAVQELNFNPSSCLAIEDSVNGATAAERAGLGVVVNTNPMTSLMNFNALQLAGMNMTADQIENEFFK; this is encoded by the coding sequence ATGAATTACAGAGCTGTCGTATTTGATTTTGATGGAACAATTATAGATACTGAGCAACATTTATTCGAAACAATTAATCATTATTTAAAAATGTATGGAAAAACTCCTATTTCAATCGATTATTATCGTGCTTCTATTGGGGGCGCGGCTTCTGAATTACATGCCTATTTAGAAAATGAAATGGGTGTAGAAGCAACTGAAGAATTATACGCGTCTCATCATACGCAGAGTGTCTATTTACCGATGATTGATAATATCAGTCGTTTAATGGATAAATTAGATAAGAAAAAGATACCGATGGCAATTGCGACGAGCAGTAGTCGTGCTAATATCCAACCGACACTAGACGCCTTAGGGTTAACAGAACGTATACCCGTAATTGTAGGTAGGGAAGATGTAGAAGACGTCAAACCAGCACCTGATTTATATTTGAAAGCAGTACAAGAACTGAATTTCAATCCAAGCAGCTGCTTAGCAATTGAGGATTCAGTCAATGGTGCTACTGCTGCTGAAAGAGCTGGGTTAGGCGTTGTAGTCAATACGAATCCAATGACTTCTTTAATGAATTTCAATGCGCTGCAATTAGCAGGCATGAATATGACCGCTGATCAAATTGAGAATGAATTTTTTAAATAG
- a CDS encoding formate/nitrite transporter family protein: MNREKNIRWDKVFYGRQWVKDVVETIRTKDVLQATFMRRYLLRAMMAGFIISIISVFVLAIKASLIGQASPGIVNIVGSIAFSFALVLILFTNSELLTSNFMYFTVGMYYRVIKPWRVFKIFMLCFLGNILGALVFFLILRMSDSMTPDMLKQLSEVIHHKTMTANFLELLAKGIFANFFINISLVIAMQIDDILAKMFVMMFGVAVFAFMGYEHVVYNACLFIGGLIYHVDVLHFWPAVLNIIAAFIGNYIGGGLIIGLFYAFLNDHHQFEKE, from the coding sequence ATGAATCGTGAAAAGAATATCCGTTGGGATAAGGTATTTTATGGACGTCAGTGGGTTAAGGATGTTGTGGAAACCATCCGTACAAAAGACGTGCTGCAAGCGACATTTATGCGCCGTTATTTATTGCGTGCGATGATGGCTGGTTTTATTATTAGTATCATTTCAGTATTTGTGCTTGCAATTAAAGCCAGTTTAATAGGTCAAGCAAGTCCTGGCATTGTAAATATTGTAGGTTCTATTGCCTTCAGTTTTGCATTGGTTCTCATTTTGTTTACTAACTCAGAATTATTAACTAGTAACTTTATGTATTTTACAGTAGGAATGTACTATCGCGTTATTAAACCTTGGCGGGTATTCAAAATATTCATGCTCTGCTTCCTAGGTAATATCTTAGGCGCATTAGTTTTCTTCTTAATTTTGCGCATGAGCGACAGCATGACACCTGACATGTTGAAGCAGCTTTCGGAAGTTATTCATCATAAAACTATGACTGCTAATTTCTTAGAATTACTGGCTAAAGGTATTTTTGCCAACTTCTTTATTAATATTTCATTAGTTATTGCCATGCAGATAGATGATATTCTAGCTAAAATGTTTGTCATGATGTTCGGAGTAGCGGTATTCGCATTTATGGGCTATGAACACGTCGTTTATAACGCTTGTCTATTTATCGGCGGACTTATCTATCATGTGGATGTTTTACATTTTTGGCCGGCAGTACTTAATATTATCGCAGCCTTTATCGGCAACTATATCGGTGGCGGCCTTATCATTGGTCTGTTCTATGCTTTCTTGAATGATCATCATCAATTTGAAAAAGAATGA
- a CDS encoding amino acid permease has protein sequence MEETQLKRGLSSRQIQMIALGGTIGVGLFMGATSTIKWTGPSVIFAYLIVGIFLFLVMRAMGEMVYLHPTTGSFANFASDYIHPVAGYLTAWSNIFQWVVVGMSEVIAVGEYMRYWFPELPEWIPGVIVIVLLAGANLASVKAFGEFEFWFAMIKIITIILMIIAGFGLIFFGLGNGGHAIGLSNLWSHGGFMPNGWVGFFFALSIVVGSYQGVELIGITAGETKDPQKNIKKAVNGVIWRILIFYIGAIFVIVTVYPWDQLGSIGSPFTQTFAKVGITFAAGLINFVVLTAAMSGCNSGIFSASRMIYTLAQHKQLPKVFLKVMKNGVPVYTVLAMAIGIFVGVILNVVLPMFIKGADSIFVYVYSASILPGMIPWFMILISHIRFRRLHPEEVEGHPFTMPGGVAASYLTIAFLLLVLVGMLFNKETVVSVVIGLIFLAFMTAYYFVRGYDRLPKEDQYLE, from the coding sequence ATGGAAGAAACTCAATTAAAACGGGGATTAAGCTCTAGACAGATACAAATGATCGCTTTAGGCGGCACAATCGGCGTAGGTTTATTCATGGGTGCAACGAGCACAATTAAATGGACAGGGCCGTCAGTTATCTTTGCTTATCTGATTGTAGGTATATTTTTATTCTTGGTCATGCGAGCAATGGGAGAAATGGTTTATTTACATCCAACAACGGGTTCATTTGCAAACTTTGCAAGTGATTATATTCATCCAGTGGCTGGATATTTAACAGCTTGGAGCAACATTTTCCAATGGGTAGTAGTGGGTATGAGTGAAGTCATTGCGGTTGGGGAATACATGCGATATTGGTTCCCGGAATTACCGGAATGGATTCCAGGAGTGATTGTTATCGTTTTATTAGCAGGTGCGAACTTAGCCTCTGTTAAAGCTTTCGGAGAATTTGAATTCTGGTTTGCGATGATTAAGATTATAACTATTATTTTAATGATTATTGCAGGCTTCGGTCTGATTTTCTTCGGCCTAGGTAATGGTGGCCATGCAATTGGTCTTTCTAACTTATGGTCACACGGTGGATTTATGCCAAATGGCTGGGTCGGCTTCTTCTTTGCTTTATCTATTGTTGTAGGATCTTATCAAGGGGTAGAATTGATAGGGATTACAGCAGGAGAAACGAAAGACCCTCAAAAGAATATTAAAAAAGCAGTTAACGGTGTTATCTGGCGTATTTTAATTTTCTATATTGGTGCAATTTTTGTAATCGTAACAGTTTATCCTTGGGATCAACTTGGCAGTATCGGTAGTCCATTTACACAAACATTTGCAAAAGTAGGCATTACATTTGCGGCTGGTTTAATCAACTTCGTAGTATTAACAGCTGCAATGTCAGGCTGTAACTCAGGTATCTTCAGTGCGAGCCGTATGATTTATACATTAGCGCAACATAAACAATTACCGAAAGTTTTCTTGAAAGTTATGAAAAATGGTGTGCCTGTCTACACTGTATTAGCAATGGCCATCGGTATTTTTGTCGGTGTTATCTTGAATGTTGTTTTACCAATGTTTATCAAAGGTGCAGATAGTATTTTCGTATACGTGTATAGTGCATCTATTTTACCAGGTATGATTCCTTGGTTTATGATTTTAATCAGTCATATTCGTTTCCGCAGATTGCATCCTGAAGAAGTAGAAGGACATCCGTTTACGATGCCAGGAGGCGTTGCGGCAAGTTATTTAACAATTGCTTTCTTATTATTAGTATTAGTTGGTATGTTATTTAATAAAGAAACAGTAGTATCTGTAGTTATCGGTTTAATTTTCTTAGCCTTTATGACAGCTTATTACTTTGTTAGAGGTTATGATAGATTGCCGAAAGAAGATCAATATTTAGAATAA
- a CDS encoding MurR/RpiR family transcriptional regulator encodes MTNILFKLESKYPSFTKSEKKIADYILRRPQQIMDMTTHTLANRTNTSPSSVVRFGYKVTEGGFQELKTEVSKYMSARTQPRQLELQANESLDTIKRKMLSRTTQTLCKVSDAVDEADIDRVCMQLKQARTVFIFGFGASYVAARDLFQKLSRVGIDVHCIESVHTLINIIATHDARDCLFVISNSGEHNELEAITRVASDYHLFLISLMGNKDNPITQYTDVDLIYGETDESEVRMAATTSLTAQLFMINVLYYRYLSLDFSNSLDLVTQSKMALNNYKKHLSNIEFEH; translated from the coding sequence ATGACAAATATTTTATTTAAATTAGAATCTAAATATCCTTCGTTTACGAAAAGTGAAAAGAAAATTGCAGATTACATTTTACGCCGTCCTCAACAGATTATGGACATGACTACACATACACTTGCAAATCGGACCAATACAAGTCCTTCATCTGTAGTGCGTTTTGGTTATAAGGTTACTGAGGGTGGATTTCAAGAATTAAAAACTGAAGTTTCAAAGTATATGTCAGCGCGGACGCAGCCTCGTCAATTAGAATTACAAGCTAATGAATCTTTAGATACTATTAAACGTAAAATGCTTTCTCGAACTACTCAAACTTTATGCAAAGTTTCAGATGCAGTAGATGAAGCTGACATTGATAGAGTCTGCATGCAATTAAAACAAGCACGCACTGTTTTTATTTTTGGTTTCGGCGCTTCATATGTAGCAGCGAGAGATTTATTTCAAAAACTTTCTCGTGTGGGGATTGACGTGCATTGTATTGAAAGTGTGCATACGTTAATTAATATTATCGCTACACACGATGCCAGAGATTGTCTTTTCGTTATCTCAAATAGCGGAGAACACAATGAATTAGAAGCGATCACTCGTGTTGCCTCTGATTATCATTTATTTTTAATTTCTCTTATGGGAAACAAAGATAATCCGATTACACAATACACTGATGTCGATTTAATTTATGGAGAAACGGATGAAAGCGAAGTGCGCATGGCTGCTACGACTTCACTTACTGCACAACTCTTCATGATTAATGTACTCTATTACCGCTATCTTTCATTGGACTTTTCAAATTCATTAGATTTGGTTACACAATCTAAAATGGCGTTGAATAATTATAAAAAACATCTATCAAATATAGAATTTGAACATTAA